The following proteins come from a genomic window of Spea bombifrons isolate aSpeBom1 chromosome 10, aSpeBom1.2.pri, whole genome shotgun sequence:
- the C10H11orf16 gene encoding uncharacterized protein C11orf16 homolog — MITVTYMKRVKCGSLCPDEESSCRPISFGCPSPVAPHTAVLARRQRDGFYYLATVKQEECRGVFLIEFDKPAGGRHQTQLQKTAADDLIPYYDALRRCIVPGDTVLSPWEPEQVRYGPGIVTLGLETRDPLRVTEDEELTVSFWNGKKARVPLGVAVWVSPSVYWRVMDALHQPIGSRQAVQDGEVAAHACADRFTSAPQLCLGSQLYRHEWLQRPACSPHAHRRCACCCYPKYPTCTCCWDPKCPDWWSLTPTATVYVRGKKEDGEDTSLSSRRREIPTRERSRQLSSSSESEEETEESLDDDDDDSDQETWLSKTTLSTTVDSGVNTDSSLWDKPQADISERPEWKYWRRSPPEPFHRKPGHGEKKMKGRTSKADSGVSWVDGAGSTNQSALFERIADSPGKSLTVRDVLVHQDFHPSDARSAPPAVERLGESEAEKLRRKQAVLETRKEKIIKHREWEEKREQNEDQKYSDGQEAHRVKTLQRLKHEDVKLKEKASRAAQSMKAKQEARESNSLRLQTIAAEDKQKEQRRMEHLRHVREKIDQREFEKCAANERREIKQEEARRRKVNDRYRDVAEKVALAEKQETRGGIRIQAETYRGPRDLSPSWA, encoded by the exons ATGATAACGGTCACATATATGAAGCGTGTTAA ATGTGGAAGTCTCTGCCCCGACGAGGAAAGCTCCTGCCGTCCGATCTCCTTCGGCTGCCCGAGCCCCGTCGCCCCGCACACCGCGGTCCTGGCGAGAAGGCAGCGCGACGGCTTTTACTACCTGGCGACCGTAAAGCAGGAG GAATGTCGGGGGGTTTTCCTGATAGAGTTTGATAAGCCGGCGGGCGGCCGACACCAAACGCAGCTGCAGAAGACGGCGGCCGACGACCTGATCCCGTACTATGACGCGCTGAGACGTTGTATCGTCCCCGGAGACACTGTCTTATCTCCATGGGAACCGGAGCAAGTGAGATACGGACCGGGAATCGTTACCCTGGGCCTGGAGACCCGGGACCCCCTACGGG TCACGGAGGACGAGGAGCTGACAGTCAGTTTCTGGAATGGTAAGAAGGCGCGCGTGCCTCTCGGTGTTGCCGTGTGGGTTTCCCCGTCCGTGTACTGGAGGGTTATGGACGCGCTCCACCAGCCGATCGGCAGCAGGCAGGCGGTCCAGGACGGGGAGGTGGCGGCCCACGCGTGCGCGGACAGGTTCACGTCGGCCCCCCAGCTGTGCCTCGGAAGCCAACTTTATCGCCACGAGTGGCTCCAGCGCCCGGCCTGTTCCCCTCACGCACATCGCCGCTGCGCCTGCTGCTGCTACCCCAAATACCCAACCTGCACCTGCTGCTGGGACCCCAAGTGCCCCGACTGGTGGTCTCTCACCCCTACGGCCACGGTGTACGTTCGGGGCAAGAAGGAAGATGGTGAAGACACTTCGTTGTCCTCGAGACGAAGAGAAATCCCGACGAGAGAAAGATCCCGTCAACTCTCAAGTTCTTCTGAGTCTGAAGAGGAGACCGAAGAGTCCctcgatgatgatgatgatgacagcGACCAAGAAACATGGCTGTCCAAGACCACTCTGAGTACAACGGTGGACAGCGGGGTGAACACAGACTCCAGCCTGTGGGACAAGCCGCAAGCGGACATCAGCGAGCGGCCTGAATGGAAGTATTGGAGACGAAGCCCCCCGGAACCTTTCCATCGAAAACCAG GACACGGCGAGAAGAAGATGAAAGGCAGAACATCCAAAGCGGATTCCGGAGTATCGTGGGTAGACGGCGCTGGATCAACCAATCAGAGCGCGCTGTTCGAAAGGATCGCAGATTCCCCCGGCAAAAGCTTGACAGTAAGAGACGTCCTCGTTCACCAAGACTTCCACCCGTCGGACGCG agaTCGGCGCCCCCGGCCGTCGAACGCCTTGGAGAATCCGAGGCGGAGAAACTGAGACGGAAGCAAGCGGTCCTGGAAACGCGGAAAGAGAAGATAATAAAGCATCGTGAAtgggaagaaaagagagagcaGAACGAAGACCAAAAATACTCCGACGGCCAGGAGGCTCACAG GGTGAAGACGCTGCAGCGCTTAAAACACGAAGACGTGAAGCTGAAGGAGAAGGCGTCTCGAGCCGCCCAGAGTATGAAAGCCAAGCAGGAGGCTCGCGAGAGTAACAGTCTGCGGCTGCAGACCATCGCAGCCGAGGACAAACAGAAAGAGCAGCGCAGGATGGAGCACCTGCGCCACGTCCGGGAAAAGATCGACCAGAGGGAGTTTGAGAAATGTGCCGCCAACGAACGGAGGGAAATAAAGCAGGAG GAAGCGAGGAGGAGGAAGGTGAACGATCGTTACAGAGACGTCGCCGAGAAAGTCGCCCTGGCCGAAAAACAAGAAACGCGCGGCGGAATCCGCATCCAGGCAGAGACGTACCGCGGCCCCCGGGATCTGAGCCCCTCCTGGGCATAG
- the AKIP1 gene encoding A-kinase-interacting protein 1 codes for MENKFERIEYSLKQTSDLGREVLERARRREVSRSPPSYKRGRETRWEHQEPDRMEAEDDGASLEEAFSAVADFMRYTTEQCAKYHNCIPASDVNAQEMRHACRFHLRKQGPPTQASTRGPAACPPQSVGVQRRPQDVNIEVAPGTYRISAGSRGSARQTHVLNIPPGHTVGLTFDL; via the exons ATGGAGAATAAATTCGAACGGATTGAATATTCCTTGAAGCAAACGTCCGATCTGGGGAGGGAGGTCCTGGAGCGAGCGAGGCGGCGGGAGGTCAGTCGGTCGCCGCCATCATACAAACGGGGGCGCGAAACGCGTTGGGAACACCAGGAACCGGATCGGATGGAG GCGGAAGATGATGGCGCCAGTCTGGAGGAAGCGTTTTCTGCCGTGGCGGATTTCATGCGTTACACCACGGAGCAGTGCGCG AAATACCATAACTGCATTCCAGCGAGCGACGTTAACGCGCAGGAGATGCGACACGCCTGCAGGTTTCACCTTAGAAAACAAGGGCCGCCGACTCAAGCGTCAACTCGg gggCCGGCTGCTTGTCCTCCCCAGTCTGTTGGGGTTCAGAGGAGACCCCAAGATGTCAACATTGAAGTTGCGCCGGGGACTTACCGAATTTCCGCCGGGTCGCGCGGTTCTGCGAGACAGACTCACGTGTTAAACATCCCCCCGGGACACACTGTGGGTCTGACCTTTGACCTTTGA
- the TMEM9B gene encoding transmembrane protein 9B, which yields MAALRASCALLWAVVICLLMVPVPASDEKNSEDVRCKCICPPYKDKPGSIFNKNVTQKDCVCSHVVKPMPVPWADEEAYCLRCECKYEERSSVTIKITIIIYLSILGLLLLYMVYLTLVEPMLKRRLFGHSQLIQNEDDVGDHQPFANAHNVLSRSRSRANVLNKVEHAQQRWKLQVQEQRKSVFDRHVVLS from the exons ATGGCTGCTCTCCGGGCCTCATGTGCCCTGCTGTGGGCCGTGGTTATTTGCCTGTTGATGGTTCCTGTTCCGGCCTCTGACGAGAAG AATTCCGAGGACGTTCGCTGTAAATGCATCTGCCCTCCTTATAAGGACAAACCCGGAAGTATATTCAACAAAAACGTCACCCAGAAGGACTG CGTCTGCAGCCATGTCGTGAAGCCCATGCCCGTGCCGTGGGCCGACGAAGAAGCTTACTGCCTGCGCTGTGAGTGTAAATACGAAGAGAGGAGCTCCGTCACCATCAAA ATTACCATCATCATCTACCTGTCCATACTGGGCCTTCTCCTCCTCTACATGGTGTACCTGACCCTGGTGGAGCCCATGCTGAAGAGACGGCTCTTTGGCCATTCTCAGCTCATTCAGAATGAAGATGACGTCGGG GACCACCAGCCTTTTGCCAATGCACACAACGTGTTGTCGCGATCCAGGAGCCGCGCTAATGTCTTGAATAAAGTGGAGCACGCGCAGCAGCGCTGGAAGCTGCAGGTACAGGAGCAGCGCAAGTCCGTCTTCGACCGCCACGTCGTGCTCAGCTAA